One genomic segment of Bradyrhizobium diazoefficiens includes these proteins:
- a CDS encoding GumC family protein: MRLAFWRAGKDKAVIERAVSKSKAEPKVAEAMLAEAAPKVEAKPAPAAPKQAPVESGDIDLHALGAVLARKRGWIIVPTVLALVASIAAVNLVTPRYKSEARILIDGRENVFLRPNSDRTEERQALDAEAVTSQVQLVLSRDLAREIIRKNKLAERPEFDPVLQGISPLKSLAAMVGIGRDPFSMTPEERVLDAYYERLQAYAVDKSRVIVIEFQSADPDLAARVANSIADGYLVLQQDARQEQAKNASQWYAGRIDELRRNVSEAEAKAEDFRSKSSLFVGTNNTTLSNQQMGEVNTQLNNARALKADAEAKARLIREMLQSGKPIEASEVLNSESIRGPSQQRVQLRAQLAEQSSTLLGNHPRIKELKAQLADLDNQIRDEAAKIARSLENDARFASGRVQELSASLEQLKKQATSTNGQDVQLRALEREAKAQRDLLETYLAKYREANTRETIDTAPTDGRIISRAMVSNTPAYPKKLPIVLIATIATLLLSSGVVVTGELLRQTAPRAVAVFAPVQAPVRQERVVQPFVEPIVAPVVEEPAPLQPELTADGDVSEFSEIERLADSLRAAGPAAKKVTVLGTASGEAITLSALTLARHLARDARVIVVDLAGSSLTIAAVSVDATAPGLAELMQGEASFAQIITRDKLSRLHLAMAGRPGFERSLLQSPRVTLAIDALLRAYDHVLLDAGSASDLPAELLTAHARAVVVPDASMTQDARTLMCEQLTAVGFSEVTMLSRPVQPSNALETPSVVAA, from the coding sequence ATGCGTTTAGCGTTCTGGCGTGCCGGCAAGGACAAGGCTGTGATCGAGCGGGCCGTGTCGAAGTCCAAAGCTGAGCCCAAGGTCGCCGAGGCCATGTTGGCCGAAGCCGCGCCCAAGGTTGAAGCCAAGCCTGCGCCCGCTGCTCCGAAGCAGGCTCCTGTTGAATCCGGCGACATCGACCTGCACGCGCTTGGCGCGGTGCTGGCGCGCAAGCGCGGCTGGATCATCGTGCCGACGGTGCTCGCGCTCGTCGCGTCCATTGCTGCCGTCAATCTCGTCACACCGCGCTACAAGTCCGAGGCGCGCATCCTGATCGACGGCCGAGAGAACGTGTTCCTGCGGCCGAACAGCGACCGCACCGAGGAACGGCAGGCGCTGGACGCCGAGGCCGTCACGAGCCAGGTGCAGCTCGTGCTGTCGCGCGATCTCGCGCGCGAGATCATCAGGAAGAACAAGCTTGCGGAACGGCCCGAATTCGATCCGGTGCTGCAAGGCATCTCGCCGCTGAAATCGCTGGCGGCCATGGTCGGCATCGGCCGCGATCCGTTCTCGATGACGCCGGAAGAGCGCGTGCTCGACGCCTATTACGAGCGCCTCCAGGCTTACGCCGTCGACAAGTCGCGGGTGATCGTGATCGAATTCCAATCCGCCGATCCGGATCTCGCCGCGCGCGTCGCCAACTCGATCGCCGACGGCTATCTCGTGCTCCAGCAGGATGCGCGCCAGGAGCAGGCCAAGAACGCCAGCCAGTGGTATGCCGGCCGGATCGACGAGCTGCGGCGGAACGTTTCCGAGGCCGAGGCCAAGGCCGAGGATTTCCGCTCCAAGTCGAGCCTGTTCGTTGGCACCAACAACACCACGCTGTCGAACCAGCAGATGGGCGAGGTCAACACCCAGCTCAACAACGCGCGTGCGCTGAAGGCCGATGCCGAAGCCAAGGCGCGGCTGATCCGCGAGATGCTCCAGAGCGGCAAGCCGATCGAGGCCTCCGAGGTGCTGAACTCGGAATCGATTCGCGGGCCGTCCCAGCAGCGCGTGCAGCTGCGGGCACAATTGGCCGAGCAATCCTCGACGCTGCTCGGCAATCATCCGCGCATCAAGGAGCTGAAGGCGCAGCTTGCCGATCTCGACAACCAGATCCGCGATGAAGCCGCCAAGATCGCCCGTTCGCTGGAAAACGATGCACGCTTCGCCAGCGGCCGGGTGCAGGAATTATCGGCGAGCCTCGAGCAGCTCAAGAAGCAGGCGACGTCGACCAACGGTCAGGACGTGCAGCTGCGCGCGCTCGAGCGCGAGGCCAAGGCGCAGCGCGACCTGCTCGAGACCTATCTCGCCAAATATCGCGAGGCCAACACCCGCGAGACCATCGACACCGCGCCGACCGATGGCCGCATCATCTCGCGCGCCATGGTCTCGAACACGCCGGCCTATCCCAAGAAGCTGCCGATCGTGCTGATCGCGACGATCGCGACGCTGCTGCTCTCGTCCGGCGTCGTCGTCACCGGCGAGCTGCTCCGCCAGACCGCGCCGCGCGCGGTGGCTGTGTTCGCTCCGGTGCAGGCGCCGGTGCGGCAAGAGCGGGTGGTCCAGCCGTTCGTCGAACCAATTGTCGCTCCGGTCGTGGAAGAGCCCGCACCGCTCCAGCCGGAGCTGACGGCCGATGGCGACGTCAGCGAATTCTCCGAGATCGAACGTCTGGCCGATTCCTTGCGTGCCGCGGGTCCAGCAGCGAAGAAGGTCACGGTTCTGGGCACTGCGTCCGGCGAAGCCATTACGCTCTCGGCGCTGACACTCGCGCGCCATTTGGCGCGCGACGCACGCGTCATCGTGGTCGATCTCGCCGGGTCCTCGCTGACGATCGCCGCGGTGTCCGTCGATGCCACGGCGCCCGGCCTTGCCGAGCTGATGCAGGGTGAGGCCTCGTTCGCGCAAATCATCACCCGGGATAAGCTCTCGCGGCTGCACCTGGCCATGGCCGGCCGTCCCGGTTTCGAGCGCAGCCTGCTGCAATCGCCTCGGGTGACGCTCGCGATCGACGCGCTGCTTCGTGCCTACGATCACGTGCTGCTTGATGCGGGAAGCGCATCCGACCTGCCGGCGGAGCTGCTGACGGCGCATGCCCGCGCCGTCGTGGTGCCGGATGCGTCGATGACCCAGGACGCGCGCACGCTGATGTGCGAGCAGCTGACGGCCGTCGGCTTCAGCGAGGTGACGATGCTGAGCAGGCCTGTGCAGCCGTCGAATGCGCTGGAAACACCAAGCGTGGTGGCGGCATAG
- a CDS encoding DUF2842 domain-containing protein — MTIRTRKFLGAILLLVLATVWALLGMALAQMPWIAASGWRQAVYYVVVGMGWVLPAMPIVSWMQRPDRVRSGS; from the coding sequence ATGACGATCCGCACCCGCAAGTTCCTCGGCGCCATCCTGCTCCTGGTGCTGGCCACCGTCTGGGCCCTGCTCGGCATGGCCTTGGCGCAGATGCCGTGGATCGCCGCGTCCGGCTGGCGGCAGGCGGTCTATTACGTGGTGGTCGGCATGGGCTGGGTGCTGCCGGCGATGCCGATCGTGAGCTGGATGCAGCGGCCGGACCGCGTCAGGTCTGGCTCGTGA
- a CDS encoding enoyl-CoA hydratase, with translation MSVQPFPSPEPPILLREIVGSVAVLTLNRPAARNSLSGAMIGQLHASINAIAEDKRIRAAVIAANGPAFCAGHDMKELTARRTDPDRGRAFFAEIMNACSAMMQAIVHLPKPVVASVQGIATAAGCQLVASCDLAIASEDAKFATPGVDIGLFCSTPMVALSRNVPRKQAMEMLLTGEPVTADRAREIGLVNRVVPAGAELGAAIELAQQVALKSAYTVKLGKEAFYRQADMTLADAYRYAAEVMTENMMARDAEEGIKAFIEKREPTWRDE, from the coding sequence ATGTCAGTCCAGCCCTTCCCCTCCCCGGAGCCGCCGATCCTCCTGCGCGAGATCGTTGGCAGCGTTGCCGTACTCACGCTGAACCGACCGGCCGCGCGGAACAGCCTCTCGGGGGCGATGATTGGGCAGTTGCATGCGAGCATCAACGCAATTGCAGAAGACAAGCGCATCCGCGCCGCCGTCATTGCCGCCAACGGTCCCGCGTTCTGCGCCGGACACGATATGAAGGAGCTGACCGCGCGCCGCACCGATCCTGATCGCGGCCGCGCCTTCTTCGCCGAGATCATGAACGCCTGCAGCGCGATGATGCAGGCCATCGTGCACCTGCCCAAGCCCGTGGTCGCGTCAGTCCAAGGCATTGCCACTGCCGCGGGCTGCCAGCTCGTGGCCAGCTGCGACCTCGCGATCGCCTCTGAGGACGCGAAGTTCGCCACGCCCGGCGTCGACATCGGCCTGTTCTGCTCGACGCCGATGGTGGCGCTGTCGCGCAACGTCCCGCGCAAGCAGGCGATGGAGATGCTGCTCACGGGCGAGCCTGTCACGGCCGACCGCGCCCGCGAGATCGGCCTCGTCAATCGCGTGGTGCCCGCCGGCGCTGAACTCGGCGCCGCGATCGAGCTTGCGCAACAGGTCGCGCTGAAATCCGCCTACACCGTCAAGCTCGGCAAGGAGGCATTCTATCGCCAGGCTGACATGACCCTTGCGGACGCCTACCGCTATGCGGCAGAGGTGATGACCGAGAACATGATGGCGCGCGACGCCGAGGAAGGCATCAAGGCCTTCATCGAGAAGCGCGAGCCGACTTGGCGGGATGAATAA
- a CDS encoding glycosyltransferase family 4 protein, whose product MPPSPDRPLRILHAVRAPVGGIFRHILDLANGQVDRGHYVGILADSLTGGERADKALAELAPRLKLGVHRLAIRREPSPDDVLVWLRMRRLIASLKPDVMHGHGAKAGAFVRMRRRSDDTIRIYTPHGGSLHYPLNTFKGEFYARLERTLMDATDLFLFESAFARDTYQRIVGTPKGVVHCVFNGVTPEEFEPVITAEDATDLCYVGEFRHIKGADLLVDAVARLHASGRKVTLTLGGDGEEMAALKAQVEKLGLAKAIRFIGHVKARYGFSKGHLLVVPSRGDSMPYVVIEAGAAGIPMIAARVGGIPEIFGPESPALFAASNAEAMAEAIAAALDDPEATAERAVSLRQRISAHFSQQAMVDGVLAGYRHAFANH is encoded by the coding sequence ATGCCCCCCTCTCCCGACCGGCCGCTCCGCATCCTCCACGCCGTGCGCGCTCCCGTCGGCGGCATCTTCCGCCACATCCTCGACCTCGCCAACGGCCAAGTCGACCGCGGCCATTATGTCGGCATCCTCGCCGACAGCCTCACCGGCGGGGAGCGCGCCGACAAGGCGCTGGCCGAGCTCGCGCCGCGGCTGAAGCTCGGCGTGCATCGCCTCGCGATCCGCCGTGAACCGTCGCCCGATGATGTCCTGGTATGGCTGCGGATGCGGCGCCTGATCGCCAGCCTCAAGCCCGACGTCATGCACGGCCATGGCGCCAAGGCCGGCGCCTTCGTCCGGATGCGGCGGCGCTCGGACGACACCATCCGCATCTACACCCCGCACGGCGGCTCGCTGCATTATCCTCTCAACACCTTCAAGGGCGAGTTCTACGCCCGGCTCGAACGCACGCTGATGGATGCGACCGATCTGTTCCTGTTCGAGAGCGCGTTCGCCCGCGACACCTATCAGCGCATCGTCGGCACGCCCAAGGGCGTGGTGCATTGCGTTTTCAACGGCGTGACACCGGAAGAATTCGAGCCTGTCATCACCGCCGAGGATGCGACCGATCTCTGCTATGTCGGCGAGTTCAGGCACATCAAGGGCGCGGATTTGCTGGTCGATGCGGTGGCGCGCCTGCACGCAAGTGGCAGGAAGGTCACGCTGACCCTCGGCGGCGACGGCGAGGAAATGGCGGCCTTGAAAGCGCAGGTCGAGAAGCTCGGCCTCGCGAAGGCCATCCGCTTCATCGGTCACGTCAAGGCGCGCTACGGCTTCTCCAAAGGGCACCTGCTGGTCGTGCCCTCGCGCGGCGATTCCATGCCCTATGTCGTGATTGAAGCGGGAGCCGCCGGCATTCCCATGATCGCGGCCCGGGTCGGCGGCATCCCCGAGATTTTCGGGCCCGAGAGTCCCGCCCTGTTCGCGGCAAGCAACGCCGAGGCGATGGCTGAGGCGATCGCCGCTGCGCTCGACGATCCCGAGGCAACGGCAGAGCGCGCGGTGTCCCTCCGCCAGCGCATCTCCGCACATTTCTCCCAGCAGGCGATGGTCGACGGCGTGCTCGCGGGCTATCGCCACGCATTTGCCAATCATTAA
- a CDS encoding GNAT family N-acetyltransferase codes for MTMAAAVQSRTAESPARSKASRIVHVDIVTDLGEAEAVWRASEESGHLFTPYQRFDLLSPWQRLVGSHEGARPFIVIARDAERQPLLLLPLSLRQSHGVRTACFMGGKHTTFNMGLWNAEFAAQATIADLDALLAPVREHVDVLALTQQPLRWHDQQNPFALLSRQSSINGCPLLLMEPGGPPASRISNSFRRRLKSKEKKLQALPGYRYHLATTDADVTRLLDWFFRVKPARMAEQKLPNVFAEPGVEQFVRSACLSPRGEGRVIDIHALECDDEVIAIFAGVADGQRFSMMFNTYTMSEHARYSPGLILMRYIIDRYAERGYRSLDLGIGSDEYKRMFCKDDDDIFDSFVPLTSRGKLAAMAMSSLSHGKRLVKQNQMLFDLARKLRQAFG; via the coding sequence ATGACCATGGCTGCGGCGGTGCAAAGCCGGACGGCAGAATCGCCCGCGCGGTCGAAAGCGAGCCGGATCGTGCATGTCGATATCGTCACCGATCTCGGCGAGGCTGAGGCGGTCTGGCGCGCATCCGAGGAGAGCGGCCACCTCTTCACGCCCTACCAGCGCTTCGACCTGCTGAGCCCGTGGCAGCGGCTCGTCGGCAGCCACGAAGGCGCCCGCCCCTTCATCGTCATCGCCCGCGACGCCGAGCGCCAGCCGCTCCTGCTGCTGCCGCTCTCCCTGCGCCAGAGCCATGGCGTGCGCACCGCCTGCTTCATGGGGGGCAAGCACACGACTTTCAACATGGGCCTGTGGAACGCCGAGTTCGCAGCGCAGGCTACCATCGCCGATCTCGACGCGCTGCTTGCGCCGGTGCGCGAACATGTCGACGTGCTCGCACTAACCCAGCAGCCGCTGCGCTGGCACGACCAGCAGAACCCGTTTGCACTTCTGTCGCGGCAGAGCTCCATCAACGGTTGCCCGCTGCTGCTCATGGAGCCAGGCGGGCCACCCGCATCGCGGATCAGCAACTCCTTCCGCCGCCGCCTCAAGAGCAAGGAAAAGAAGCTCCAGGCGCTTCCCGGCTATCGCTATCACCTCGCTACCACCGATGCGGACGTCACCCGCCTGCTCGACTGGTTCTTCCGCGTCAAGCCGGCGCGGATGGCGGAACAAAAGCTGCCCAACGTCTTCGCCGAGCCGGGCGTCGAACAGTTCGTCCGCAGCGCCTGCCTGTCGCCGCGCGGCGAGGGCCGCGTTATCGACATCCACGCGCTCGAATGCGACGACGAGGTGATCGCGATCTTTGCCGGCGTCGCCGATGGCCAGCGCTTCTCGATGATGTTCAACACTTACACGATGTCCGAGCACGCCCGCTACAGCCCCGGGCTGATCCTGATGCGCTACATCATCGACCGCTACGCCGAGCGCGGCTACCGCTCGCTCGACCTCGGCATCGGCTCGGACGAGTACAAGCGCATGTTCTGCAAGGACGACGACGACATTTTCGACAGCTTCGTCCCCCTGACCTCGCGCGGCAAGCTCGCGGCCATGGCGATGTCCTCGCTGAGCCATGGCAAGCGGCTGGTGAAGCAGAACCAGATGCTGTTTGATCTGGCGCGCAAGCTGCGGCAGGCGTTCGGGTAG
- a CDS encoding PaaI family thioesterase, which translates to MAAAKMSVAEVERFLRDQFPQAFSGDDIAIESADGQTCLLRQCFSERMLRPGGTVSGPTLMALADFAMYVVLLSAIGPVGLAVTTNLNINFLRKGQPGQDVLAEARLLKLGKRLAVGEVKLLSGTSPDPIAHVTSTYSIPNV; encoded by the coding sequence ATGGCGGCAGCGAAAATGAGCGTGGCGGAGGTCGAACGGTTTCTTCGCGACCAGTTTCCCCAGGCCTTCAGCGGCGACGACATCGCCATCGAGAGCGCGGACGGCCAGACCTGCCTGTTGCGCCAGTGTTTCAGCGAACGGATGCTGCGGCCGGGCGGAACCGTGTCCGGACCGACGCTGATGGCGCTCGCCGATTTCGCCATGTACGTGGTGCTGCTGTCCGCCATCGGGCCGGTCGGGCTCGCGGTCACCACCAATCTCAACATCAATTTCCTCCGCAAGGGCCAGCCGGGGCAGGACGTCCTGGCGGAAGCGCGGCTGCTCAAACTCGGCAAACGCCTGGCGGTCGGCGAGGTGAAGCTGTTGTCCGGCACCTCGCCCGATCCGATCGCGCATGTCACCTCGACCTATTCCATTCCAAATGTTTGA
- a CDS encoding polysaccharide deacetylase family protein: protein MAADDRWLERLRLELAWFTGQAALRSRGAGAILRFSRVRPRRRGGFQPLRKHEITPQFLDRAIRALKRWRYDFLGMDEVCRRAVTLPEKRRFVALTFDGAPKDLISFAYPLLTRHAVPFTIYVPTAFPDGVGEAWWLGLEQVIARESRINLMMGGKEQRFTVTGNAEKQALFSLLEGWLRSLPPPDLSTAIADLCTRYRVDLAALSREASMDWEDLAKLAADPLVTIGSATVNYPVLANMKDAAALREMTMGKAVAEAAFRRDVRHLAFPFGDRSSFRRSHVVMAEEAGFASAVSTIPGIVDAEGRTNLRALPRISWDGRMQSLRMLRVLVSGVAFAPVRPTGSVTSQT, encoded by the coding sequence TTGGCTGCGGATGACAGATGGCTGGAGCGGCTGCGCCTCGAGCTGGCCTGGTTCACCGGCCAGGCTGCGCTGCGCAGCCGTGGCGCCGGCGCCATCCTGCGCTTCTCGCGCGTGCGGCCGCGGCGGCGCGGCGGATTCCAGCCGCTGCGAAAGCACGAGATCACGCCGCAATTCCTCGATCGCGCCATCCGTGCGCTGAAGCGCTGGCGATACGACTTCCTCGGCATGGACGAGGTTTGCCGCCGTGCAGTGACGCTGCCGGAGAAGCGGCGCTTCGTGGCCCTCACCTTCGACGGCGCGCCCAAGGACCTCATCAGCTTCGCGTATCCGTTGCTGACGCGTCATGCGGTTCCTTTCACCATCTACGTTCCCACCGCCTTTCCCGACGGTGTCGGAGAAGCCTGGTGGCTCGGCCTCGAGCAGGTGATCGCGCGCGAGAGCCGCATCAACCTGATGATGGGCGGGAAGGAGCAGCGCTTTACCGTCACAGGCAATGCCGAGAAGCAGGCGCTGTTCTCGCTTCTCGAAGGTTGGCTGCGCTCGCTGCCCCCGCCGGATCTATCGACGGCCATCGCCGATCTCTGCACGCGCTACCGGGTCGACCTCGCCGCGCTCTCGCGCGAAGCGTCGATGGATTGGGAAGACCTGGCGAAGCTGGCTGCCGATCCGCTGGTGACGATCGGCAGTGCGACCGTGAACTATCCTGTTCTTGCCAACATGAAGGACGCGGCCGCGCTGCGCGAGATGACCATGGGCAAGGCCGTTGCGGAAGCCGCCTTTCGCCGCGATGTCAGGCATCTCGCCTTTCCGTTCGGCGACCGCTCTTCCTTCCGGCGCAGCCATGTCGTGATGGCGGAGGAGGCCGGATTTGCCAGCGCCGTGTCGACCATCCCGGGCATCGTGGATGCGGAGGGGCGCACCAATCTGCGCGCGCTGCCGCGGATTTCCTGGGATGGCCGGATGCAATCGCTGCGCATGCTGCGCGTGCTGGTATCAGGTGTTGCCTTTGCGCCGGTGAGACCGACCGGCAGCGTCACGAGCCAGACCTGA
- a CDS encoding CoA-binding protein has product MNHDAYPDNYIRGILNSVKSIAMVGASPVNVRPSYFAFKYLAQRGYDMIPVNPGHVGKELLGKPFVASLSDIGHPVDMIDIFRNSSHIMPVVEEALTLDPLPKVIWMQLGARDDAAAAKAESVGIKVVMNRCPKIEYGRLSSEISWMGVNSRTLSSKRAPAPTQGMRLSLNRMSVGGGDTAASDRAAKNKTEQS; this is encoded by the coding sequence ATGAACCACGACGCCTATCCCGACAATTACATCCGCGGCATCCTCAACAGCGTGAAGTCGATCGCGATGGTCGGCGCCTCGCCGGTCAATGTGCGGCCGAGCTATTTCGCGTTCAAATATCTGGCGCAGCGCGGCTATGACATGATCCCGGTCAATCCCGGCCATGTCGGCAAGGAGCTGCTCGGAAAGCCCTTCGTCGCTTCGCTCTCCGACATCGGTCATCCCGTCGATATGATCGATATCTTTCGCAACTCCAGCCACATCATGCCCGTGGTCGAAGAGGCGCTCACGCTCGATCCGTTGCCGAAGGTGATCTGGATGCAACTCGGCGCCCGCGATGACGCGGCGGCGGCGAAAGCGGAATCCGTCGGCATCAAGGTGGTGATGAACCGCTGCCCCAAGATCGAATATGGCCGCTTGTCGTCCGAAATCTCCTGGATGGGCGTGAATTCACGCACGCTCAGTTCCAAGCGGGCGCCGGCGCCGACGCAAGGTATGCGGCTCTCCCTCAATCGAATGAGTGTCGGGGGCGGCGACACCGCGGCATCCGATCGCGCCGCCAAAAACAAGACCGAGCAGAGCTGA
- a CDS encoding COX15/CtaA family protein — MAPISVPSEPQRAVRWWLISVAALIALMVLVGGATRLTESGLSIVEWKPVTGSVPPLSEAQWTDAFEAYKEIPQYRELNAGMSLSEFKQIFWWEWSHRLLGRFIGVAYLLPFLFFLWRGGLSSELKRRLWLLFALGGLQGAVGWWMVASGLTERVEVSQYRLATHLMLALLIFAGIVWTVRRLKERPQIAASARLRFTSALLLGVTFVQIYFGALVAGLRAGRAFNTWPQIDGALIPSPDRLWFETPWWRNMFDNVLTVQFEHRMTAYALFALAALHAFDALRSRAGSAASGAVWLFAAVSLQAVLGILTLLNQVPIGLALAHQAIAIVVLTLAVMQVERLASRQSAQAQPQAVPVGQVG, encoded by the coding sequence ATGGCGCCGATTTCCGTCCCGTCCGAACCGCAGCGCGCTGTGCGCTGGTGGCTGATTTCCGTGGCCGCGCTGATCGCGCTGATGGTGCTGGTCGGCGGCGCGACCCGGCTGACGGAATCCGGCCTTTCGATCGTCGAGTGGAAGCCGGTCACGGGCAGTGTTCCGCCGCTCTCGGAAGCGCAATGGACTGACGCCTTCGAGGCCTACAAGGAGATCCCGCAATACCGCGAGCTCAACGCCGGCATGAGCCTGTCCGAGTTCAAGCAGATCTTCTGGTGGGAATGGAGCCACCGGCTGCTCGGCCGCTTCATCGGCGTTGCCTATCTGCTGCCGTTCCTGTTCTTCCTCTGGCGTGGCGGCCTCTCCAGTGAGCTGAAGCGGCGGCTGTGGCTGCTGTTCGCACTCGGTGGGCTCCAGGGTGCGGTCGGCTGGTGGATGGTCGCCTCGGGCCTCACTGAGCGTGTCGAGGTCTCGCAATATCGGTTGGCGACGCATCTGATGCTGGCGCTGCTGATCTTTGCCGGTATCGTCTGGACCGTGCGGCGGCTCAAGGAACGGCCGCAGATCGCCGCGTCCGCGCGGCTGCGCTTCACCAGCGCGCTCTTGCTCGGCGTGACCTTCGTGCAGATCTATTTCGGCGCGCTGGTCGCGGGCCTGCGCGCGGGCCGCGCCTTCAACACCTGGCCGCAGATTGACGGTGCGTTGATTCCGTCCCCGGACCGGCTGTGGTTCGAGACGCCATGGTGGCGCAACATGTTCGACAACGTCCTGACGGTGCAATTCGAGCACCGCATGACCGCCTATGCGCTGTTCGCGCTGGCGGCATTGCATGCGTTCGATGCGCTGCGCTCGCGTGCAGGTTCGGCGGCGAGCGGAGCCGTGTGGCTGTTTGCGGCAGTAAGCCTGCAGGCCGTGCTCGGCATCCTCACGCTGCTCAACCAGGTGCCGATCGGGCTCGCACTCGCGCATCAGGCGATTGCGATCGTGGTGCTCACGCTGGCGGTGATGCAAGTGGAGCGGCTCGCCTCGCGGCAATCTGCGCAAGCGCAGCCGCAAGCGGTTCCGGTCGGGCAGGTCGGTTGA
- the rplM gene encoding 50S ribosomal protein L13 has product MKTFSAKPAEVTKKWVLIDAKGLVVGRLATIVAMRLRGKHLPTYTPHVDCGDNVIIINAQHAVLTGRKREQKTYYKHTGYVGHVKERTARQILEGKHPERVLEKAVERMIPRGPLGRVQMGNLRVYGGADHPHEAQQPEKIDIAKLNRKNTRAA; this is encoded by the coding sequence ATGAAAACCTTTTCGGCAAAGCCGGCTGAGGTGACGAAGAAGTGGGTGCTGATCGACGCCAAGGGTCTGGTCGTCGGCCGTCTCGCCACCATCGTCGCCATGCGCCTGCGCGGCAAGCACCTCCCGACCTACACCCCGCACGTTGATTGCGGCGACAACGTCATCATCATCAATGCGCAGCATGCGGTCCTCACCGGTCGCAAGCGCGAGCAGAAGACCTATTACAAGCACACCGGCTACGTCGGCCACGTCAAGGAGCGCACCGCGCGCCAGATCCTCGAGGGCAAACATCCCGAGCGCGTGCTCGAGAAGGCCGTCGAGCGCATGATCCCGCGTGGTCCGCTCGGCCGCGTGCAGATGGGCAACCTCCGTGTCTACGGCGGCGCCGATCACCCGCACGAGGCGCAGCAGCCCGAGAAGATCGACATCGCCAAGTTGAACCGCAAGAACACGAGGGCCGCATAA
- a CDS encoding O-acetylhomoserine aminocarboxypropyltransferase, with protein MSDRLPGFSTLAVHAGAQPDPTTGARATPIYQTTSFVFNDADHAASLFGLQAFGNIYTRIGNPTNAVLEERVAALEGGTAALAVASGHAAQVVVLQQLLQPGDEFIAARKLYGGSINQFTHAFKSFGWNVVWADPDDIASFERAVTPRTKAIFIESIANPAGSITDIEAISTVAAKVGVPLIVDNTLASPYLIRPIDHGADIVVHSLTKFLGGHGNSLGGIIVDAGTFDWSKGGKYPMLSEPRPEYHGIRLQETFGNFAFAIACRVLGLRDLGPALSPFNAFMILTGIETLPLRMQKHCDNAKAVAEFLAGHPAVASVNYAGLASDKYNQLARKYAPKGAGAVFTFSLKGGYDAGVSLVSKLQLFSHLANVGDTRSLVIHPASTTHSQLDDAAKIKSGAGPDVVRLSIGIEDKEDLIADLEQALG; from the coding sequence ATGAGCGATCGCCTTCCGGGATTTTCAACGCTCGCCGTGCATGCCGGTGCCCAGCCCGATCCCACCACCGGCGCGCGCGCGACTCCGATTTACCAGACGACCTCTTTCGTCTTCAACGACGCTGACCACGCCGCCTCGTTGTTCGGCCTGCAGGCATTCGGCAATATCTACACTCGCATTGGCAATCCGACCAATGCGGTACTGGAAGAGCGCGTCGCCGCGCTCGAAGGCGGCACGGCTGCACTCGCGGTGGCCTCCGGCCACGCAGCGCAGGTCGTGGTGTTGCAGCAATTGCTGCAGCCCGGGGACGAATTCATTGCCGCGCGAAAACTCTATGGCGGCTCGATCAACCAGTTCACGCATGCGTTCAAGAGTTTTGGCTGGAACGTGGTGTGGGCTGATCCCGACGACATCGCCAGCTTTGAGCGCGCGGTGACGCCGCGCACGAAAGCCATCTTCATCGAGTCCATCGCCAATCCCGCCGGCAGCATCACCGACATAGAGGCGATCTCGACTGTGGCAGCCAAGGTCGGCGTTCCGCTGATCGTCGACAACACGCTGGCTTCGCCCTATCTGATCCGGCCGATCGATCACGGCGCCGACATCGTCGTGCATTCGCTGACAAAATTCCTGGGCGGCCACGGCAATTCGCTCGGCGGCATCATCGTCGATGCCGGCACGTTCGACTGGTCCAAGGGCGGCAAGTATCCGATGCTGTCGGAGCCGCGCCCGGAATATCACGGCATCCGGCTCCAGGAGACGTTTGGCAATTTCGCCTTCGCGATCGCCTGCCGCGTGCTCGGCCTGCGCGATCTCGGCCCTGCGCTGTCGCCGTTCAACGCCTTCATGATCCTCACCGGCATCGAAACGCTGCCGCTGCGCATGCAGAAGCACTGCGACAATGCCAAGGCAGTCGCCGAATTCCTCGCCGGCCATCCGGCGGTGGCCTCGGTGAACTATGCGGGCTTGGCAAGCGACAAGTACAACCAGCTCGCGCGCAAATATGCGCCGAAGGGCGCGGGCGCGGTGTTCACCTTCAGCCTCAAGGGCGGCTATGACGCCGGCGTCAGCCTGGTGTCGAAGCTGCAGCTGTTCTCGCACCTCGCCAATGTCGGCGACACCCGCTCGCTCGTCATCCACCCGGCCTCGACCACGCACAGCCAGCTCGACGACGCCGCCAAGATCAAGTCCGGCGCCGGCCCCGACGTGGTGCGGCTCTCGATCGGCATCGAAGACAAGGAAGATTTGATTGCCGATCTGGAGCAGGCGCTGGGCTAA